The nucleotide sequence CGACGCGGCCGTTGATCTTGCGGGCGAGCATGCCGCATTCCTGCTTGCCGATCCAGCACGTCGTGGGCACCCACTCCTCCGTCAACGGCGCAGGCGCCCCGTCGGCCGCCTTCACGGTCTCAAGCAGCGGCATCTCCGACATCTTCATGGCGACATAGGTCGCCGCTCCGGTCGTCGCCGCAGCCTTCACGAACGTGCGTCTTGTCATGCGCATGTTCTTCACTCGCTCCCGTTCGCGCGTTTCTGGGCAAGACCTCCCATGCGGGCTTTCTCTTCCGGATCCTCTTTTTCTTCGTCGTCTGTGGGACCGGCCCGCTGCGCCGTCTCTGTCGACTCTGCGCGTCTCAGTTCCTGCTCCAGTTCGCGCTTTCCCTTCTCGTACTCGCCCTTCGCCTTGCCGACGCTGCGGGCAAGCTCGGGGATCTTGTTCGCTCCGAAAAGGAGGACGATGACGACGAGGAGGAGTCCGATCTCAGCGGGGCCGAGGTTGAAGGCGAATATTGGCGGCAGTTCGTTCAGCATGGTGTCAGTGCTCCGATTCGTGTGGTCATTGCATCACGTTCTTTCGAGGATAGTGTTCCGACGGACCGGCCCGACCGGGGTTGATCGTAATAGGTCGGGTCGGCCGACGGAAGTGGATGTTGCGTGGCGAAGAGCAAGCGCCTTGCATCCATGCGGCAACGACAGGGGTGGGTCATCACATGCTTAGGTCGCAGTCGAACCGCAACGTAGTATTGTTGCCGCGCCACCATCATCCACCTGATAGGTCAGTAGAAACAAGCCATTTCAGGAGCGCGAGCGTTTCTCTTGGCTGATTCTCGGACGTGATAAGCGACGGGCGAGTGGATACGGGGGGAGGGGAAACGCCCTCGGAGGCCGCGGGGTCTTATTGCCGCCACCGGACTGGTCGGGCGTTTGCATCTTTTGACGCGCCAGAAGATCCGACGGACCAGGCGCCTCGACGGATCCCGTGCCACAAGAAGGCGCATCGCGGCGGAAAACGCCGGAGTGATGACGACCCACGGCTCGCCCGTCACGAGCGCGTTGTATGAAATCCGGCCCGCGGGTACTGAGCGACGTCTCGGGCAACGCAAGAGAATCCGGGAGGCGCGGGTCCCAGTGGGCTTGGTTGATTAGGTCAAGGACCTTGTAGGGGAGCCTCCGTGCCCGCGCCTCTCGGTGTAGGGTTCCGTAGGTCCGGCTCGGGTCTTCTAATCTTTCCCGGACTGGTAAGGATAGGGATGCGTCCGTCCTCTTGGCAGTGACGCCTCGCGAACATCGCAAACTGATCGAAAATATCGTGGTCACGGATGAGGCCCTTGCCACCCAGTCACCTCTTCTCGGGGACGATGCGACCGCATTTCGAGATTGTCCGGACGGTGCCCGCCGGCCTTGTACCGGAGACCTGGTCTAGCGTTGCTACACTTCCAGGATCCGAGTTATCCCCTGTTCACCACGGATGCTGCAGGGTCGTTGCGAAGGGTCGGTTTTCCGCCCATCGTGGCACGGTCGTACTGGTCCTATGTGAAGGCGATCGACGTGTTGAAGGAAGCTGTCCCCGCATCGGCGGTTCCCGAGACGAACTGGTTTCTCGCGCGCCTCATCCAAGTCGCTCTCGACTGGTGGAACAGACCGCCTTCTCTATTGACCTCGAGGGAATCGCCGGTTCTCGCCGACGAGCCCAAGGCATCAACCCCGGACATGTAAGGTGGAACCGTGATCAGGTGTGCGATAGGCGCCGGGTGCCCCCATGCGTGGTCGGGGCCCACGGATCGCCCGATGACGATGCACGGAATGGCCAAGTACACGTCTACTCATTCCCCGTCCAGTGCCCGTAATACGCCAGACGAATGGTCACGTGCTTCTGTTGACGATCGACCGCCCCGAGGCGATGAACGCGCTCGACCCCGAAACGAGCGACGCGCTCACCACCGAATGGCTGCGTTTCCGGGACGACGAGGCACTCCGCGTCGCGGTCCTCACAGGTGCGGGCGACAAGGCCTTCTCGGCAGGCATCGACTTGAAGAGACTGGGGGAATGGTATGGTCGTGTCCCACCGGAGCGGCGCCGCGAAGTGTGGGACCGGGAACCAGGCCTCGGTGGGATCACCCGCAACCTCGACGTCGGCAAACCCGTCATCGCCGCCATCAACGGCCACTGCCTCGGCGGCGGACTCGAACTCGCCCTCGCCTGCGACATGCGGATCGCGAGTGAGAAGGCCACGTTTGCGCTGCCCGAGCTGAAGTGGGGCATCATCCCGGGCCAGGGAGGGACCCAGCGGTTGCCGCGGACTGTCGCTCCCGGTCACGCGCTCGAAATGGTCCTCTCGGGAACGGCGATCAGCGCCCGGAGGGCATACGAGATCGGCCTCGTGAACGCCGTCACGGCGCCCGCCGAACTCATCCCGAGTGCGCTCCGGTTGGCCGAAACCATCGCGTGTAATCCGCCCCGCGCCGTGAAAGCCGCGCGTGAGGCGGTGCTACGAGGGCGTGACATGCCGCTTGCGCAATCGTTGGGTCTTGAGCGATCGCTCGCCGAACCGTTGGATGAAGCGTTCGAAGATCGGGTCGGCTAGGGCCCCGGGTAGACAAGCTAAGGCGAGGGGCGGGCCCAAGTGCCACCCGTCGCGGTTCGTCAGCGGCCGTGGGTGTCATCGCGTCCTTTCGCGATCGGTTCGGCGGGATCGCCGGGGTCGGGTTTGGCGCCTGCTCGGTGCACGATGATCTCCAACCTTATGGAGGAGAGGAGCATGGCGATGGCGACCGCGAACAAGAGCAGGTCCCCGTCGCCGAAGGAAAGCCCGAGATCGGGAGGGGGTGCCGTGATCAGCGCTGCCACGGGCCTCAGCCCTCGCCCAGTCTGGCTTTCGCGCACGAGTTGCCAAGGCAGGTTTCGTAGTCCCCGGGTTGCGGCGGTGCCGGCGTCCCCCAGACGTGATCCAACGCGAGGCCGAATCGCCCTTCGGGATCTTCCCGCGGGTGCAGAGCCAAGATCACTCTCTGCGCTGGTTCGATGGGGCGGGAGAACGGCGTGTCGCCCCAGTAGGCGGGGATCTGGTGTTGTCCTCCATCGACGGGTCCAGAAAGCGTCATATCGACGCCTCCGGGCCCCACGGATGCGGGCGCGCTGCCCCGGTTGTCGATGACGAGCATCAGGTGGGGGAGCGGGTCATCGTTCCAAGGTTGCCAATGGGCCGCGACACGCAAGTCTGGTTCCGCAAACGCCACCGGCGCGGCGCATCCGGTCGCGAGAACCATCAGTGAGAGCGTGGCGATTCCAGCTCTCATCTCGACCGCCCACCAGGAGGGGGTGCCCTCTCCGAAGGAGTCCTTGTGAAGAGAACGAAGGCAAGAAGCGCCACGACCACCACCGGAAGCGTCATCATCTTCCCGAGGAGGCCCGTGAACCAACTCCAGCCTCCCGAGGAGTAACTCCCGAGGAAGAATGCCAGTCCCGTCGCGAGGACTGTCGTCACGAATCCTGAGATACGGGCGGCGCTGCCCATCTGGAACCGAATATCCTTCTTGCAGCCAACGTGCAAATATAGGGTCGTCCCGGTTCTGCGGGTTGATTCTCAGTCGCGAGAAGAAGGCGGGCACCGGCACCTCGATGCCGGAGGCAACGAGTGCGGCCGATTTCGGATCTGTCGATTCGCATGGCTCGAGGCCGCAAGATACCGTCGTAACCAGAGCGCCCGTAAGCACCCAACGGGCAAATATGGGGGTGCAAATATGCATATGTCAAGAGATAACGAAGGCTGCACAGCGGCCCCCCTGCGCGTCTCTCGCCGCACCCGGGGGGACGCGTGTCGTCGTCGGCTACGACATGGTCAACCCGGAACGGCTCCGACGTATACGGTGGCATGACGGGGCTTACCATCGTGGAATGCGACACGGACTCGCGAGAGCAAGGCGAACGGAGGACGAAGCATGGATCGGGACCCTTTGGACGAAATGCACGCGGAACTCTGTAAGGTCTTCACGAGCCCCGCGCGAATCCGGATACTCGGCCACCTGCGGGACGGCGAGCGGTCCGTGGGCGACCTCGCCGAGGTCATTGGACTCCCCCAACCCAACGTCTCCCAACACCTTACGGTCATGAGGAGCCGCGGGATGGTAACGACCCGCAAGGCGGGCGCCACCGTGTACTATCGCCTCGCCAACCCCAAGATCCTGAAGGCGTTCGACATCATCCGCGAAGTCTTGGATGAGAACCTCTCCGAAGTCGGCCGGCTGGGCAAGCGAGGTCGATGAGGATGGCGCCCCACGACGACTCCGTGAAAGTCCTTCTCTGGCTCGCGGTCGCTGTCCTCGGCGCCGCCGCGCTCTCGGGCCTCCTCGGCGGATGGATCTGGGGTGGGGGCTGGATGGGTGGGATGATGGGATTCGGCCCCGTCTGGATGCTCGGTGCCGTCGCCATCATGGTCCTCATGGCGACCCACATGTTCAGCCATGGGGCCCACTCGGGCCGCGACCACGCAAGCCACGGCTGCATAGATCATGCGGGATCCCACGAGAGTCGTACGACGCCGTCTGAGGACGCGCACGCGATCATCGAGCGCTGCTATGCCTCCGGCGAGGTCTCCCGTGCCGAGTACCTTCAGATGAAGAACGATCTCCTCGGGGGTCGCCCCCGGTGAGCGAGACCGTAGTCGTCCTCGGCGGGGGCGTGGGCGGGCTTGTCGCGGCCACGAGATTGCGTGAGCGGCTGCCCCGAGAGCACCGCGTCGTCCTCGTTGACCGCACGGGCCAGCACCAGTTCGCGCCATCGTTCCTGTGGCTCATGACGGGCGACCGAGAACCCGCACGCCTTTCTCGCGACCTCCGCGTGCTCGAACGCAGGGGCATCCGCGTCGTGGTGGCGGAGGTCGAGGGGATCGACCTCGCGCAGAAGGAAGTCCGAACGACCGGCGAAACTCTTCGCTACGACCACCTGGTCGTGAGCTTGGGCGCGGAACTCGCGTCCGAAACGGTGCCGGGCCTCGCCGAGGCCGGCGAGACCTTCTACACGCTCCCGGGTGCTACGCGCCTACGGGACAAGCTCCGAGCGTTCAAGGGCGGCCGCCTGGTCGTCCTCGTCGCCGCCACGCCCTTCAAATGTCCCGCCGCACCCTACGAAGCGGCGCTCCTTCTTGAGTCCCACCTACGCCGACGCCGCCTACGAGCGAAAGTCGAGTTGGACGTGTACACGCCCGAGAAGCTCCCCATGGCCGTGGCAGGTCCAGCAGTCGGGACCGCGCTTCGCGGCATGCTGGAAGCGCGCGGTATCCGGTTCCACCCCGAGCACAAGGTGAAGACGGCCCGCCCCGAGGATCGGCTCATCGTCTTCGAGAACGGAGCGCAAGCGGCCTACGATCTATTGGCCTACGTGCCCCCGCACCGGGCTCCGCGCGTCGCGCGCGAAGCGGACCTCACGAACGGGTCCGGCTGGGTCAGCGTGGACGCAGGCACCTTGGTCACGAAGCACCCGGCCGTGCACGCGATCGGGGACCTGGCGGCGGTGAAGCTACCCTCGGGCCTCTTCCTCCCGAAGGCCGGCGTCTTCGCCCATGCAGAGGCCGAGGTCGTGGCGAACAACATCGCCGTCGAGATCACGGGCAGGGGGACATCCCGCCGCTTCGATGGCCATGGCTACTGTTGGGTCGAGACGGGCGAAGGCAAGGCCGCCTTCGGGAGCGGCGATTTCTACGCGGCGCCAGTGGCGAAGGTCAAGCTGCGCGCGCCGACGCGATACTGGCACTGGGGGAAGCTGCTGTTCGAGAAATACTGGCTATGGAAGTGGTTCTGAAGGAGACAATATGCGGATAGGAATAGTTCTTTCCACAAATGAACCGGAAATGGCGTGGAACGCCCTACGTTTTGGCGTGACGGCCGTCAAGAGCGGGCATACTGTGAAACTGTTCCTCCTCGCGCGCGGCGTCGAGGTCGAGACGATCAGGGATGCCCGATTCGACGTCGCCGGTCAGCTGGGGGCGTTCGTATCGGCAGGCGGCCGCGTCTTCGCGTGCGGGACCTGCCTCACGCAGCGGAACATGGAGGCGACCGAGGCGTGTCCCGCGTCTTCCATGAAGGAGCTCCTGGCGATAGTGGCGGAGTCAGACAAGGTGCTCACGTTCGGGTAACGCGGTCGGCGCGACGCATCCTGCACCGATCCCGAAAGTGACGACTGACGGCAAGGGGCGAGAGTCTCATTTCAATCCCGCCTCGGCGGCCCTCTGCGCGGCGGGATCTTCGTGAGGAGAATGATGATTCCGAGGCCCACGAGCGACGGCAGGTCGAACCAGATCAGCTCCGATTTCACGCCGTCGGGCCAGGCGCCGGCCGAGATGGTTCCCAGAAGAACCGCCAGTGAGATGCCCACGCCGACCAGGAGGGTATGCCAAAAGGTGTATCTCGCGATGCTCTCACCAGTGGCAAGCGTTCCCTCTGGCAGATATCGTCGATGCACGCTTCTCGGTGCCGATTAGCGGAGGTGAGAATCTGAATGGCGGGGATTCCCGAGCGCCTTATCAGCTCTTGACCGCCTCTAAGCGCCACGCCCGCATGCATCCCGATCAGAGCGCGATCTGGCGCAAGCCGGAGCGGCGAGCGAGACGATACCGTAGGGGATCATCCTTCTTCACCTAGGGACCGTCTTCGACTTGGTCAGCGGCCCTCCCCCTTGGTGAAGACCTTCCCGGGTCGCCAAGGCGTCCCGAGCATCGGCAGGAGGTACCTGTCGAGTCCGATCCAACCCGCGGTCTTCCACGCGAGGATGAGGAGGATCGCAAGCAGTAAGAGCATGGGATTGCTGCTGGCGGTGCCTGCCATCATGAAGTTCCAGTTCATGAAGGCCCCAAAGCACGCCGCTATCCCCACGAAAGCGCCCACGATGAGCGCTACCCCGATGAGTAGTTCGCCCGCGACGACCACCTTCGCGAACCACGAGTAGTGGCCGCCGGCGACGAGGAAGTTGATGAAATCGCGGTACCAGTCGAAGGATATCGGGGGTCTCCCCGGTGCGGCAGGCATGGCCACCGCGCGCTCCCAGAAGGCCTTCAACGCCGTCCCGTCGCCCACCCACTTTGGGTCTCCCACCTTATGAAGGCCCGCGTTGACCCACTCATAGCCGAGATAGAGGCGGATGACGACCCACGCCCATGCCCATTTCGTCCCGTCGAGGATGTCACGGACGAACGGCGGATCCGTGACGTATTCGATGTTCGACACTGTCGTGGAGTCGGTCTTCTTGACGGTCATGGTAGCATCTTCTGAGTTCAAGAACCCACCAGTCGGTCTTAAACCCGTTCGAAAGGATATTCCGGAAACGCGCTTCTCCAGAATGATTGGCGACCGTGAGGATCAAGATGCAAGATCCCTGGTGGGTCAACGGGCCTACGACGGGAGATGTGTTTCGATCCGGCGAAACGCCCTGCGGTTCCTTATACGGGGTCTAACCAGGTAATCAGAGGCGATGCGGCATGGCGAAAGACCCGGTCTGCGGCATGAGCGTCGACGAGCGGACGGCGGCCTTCACGACGATGCTTGGCGACGTTTCCTACTACTTCTGTTCCGAGCATTGTAGGGTCTCCTTCGACAACAACCCTGCTCCGTACCTTTCATTGGCGGGCGATCCGCACTGGCGACCGGCAAGGCGGCGCGCATAAGACAGCCAAACTGCTTGGTGGGCGATACGCGCTGGGATGAACGGTTGGTGAGCCACGAACGACGCAAGGCCTCCCGCGCGATCGACTACGCTTTCCCCGGGTAGAAACAGGCCGCCCGTTGGCCAATGGCCTTCTCTTCCAGCTCCGGTTCCGACAGGGCGCAATCGGGACGCGCCCGGGGGCAGCGTGGGTGGAACCGGCACCCGCGCGGCGGATCCATGGGGGACGGGACGTCGCCCTTAAGGATGATGCGTCCGGCCCGGCGCTCCGGGTCGGGCACGGGAACGGCGCTGAAAAGGGCCTGCGTGTAGGGGTGCTGCGGATCCTCGAACGTCGTCTCCACGGGGCCTAGTTCCACGATCTTGCCCAAGTACATCACGGCCACGTCGTCGGCCATGTGCCGGATCACCGATAGATCATGACTGATGAAGAGGTAAGTGAGATGAAGCTCTGCTTGCAGTTCCCGTAGCAGGTTCAAGATCTGTGCCTGCACGCTCACGTCGAGCGCGCTCGTCGGTTCGTCGAGGACTATGAACTCCGGGCCCGTGGCCAGCGCCCTCGCGATCCCTATCCTCTGTCGTTGGCCGCCGGAGAACTCGTGCGGGTAGCGGTCCGCGTGGTCCCGGTTGAGACCCACTTTCCGCAGGAGCTCCGGAACGCGCTCCTCTATCTCGTGACGGGTGAGGCCCGCGGCGAAATGCATGGGCTCGGCAAGGGTGTCACGGATCGTCATCCGGGGATCGAGGCTCGACATCGGATCTTGGAAGACGATCTGGAGCCTTCGCCGTATCCGGCGTAGCTCACGTCCACGGACGGTCGTCACGTCCGCACCGTCGTACAGTATGCGGCCCGCCGTGGGCTCCGCGAGTCGAAGGACGGTCCGGCCCACCGTGGTCTTGCCGCATCCGCTCTCGCCGACGAGCCCAAGCGTCTTGCCGCGTTCGACCTTGAAACTCACGCCGTCGACCGCTTTCACGCTTGCGGCGCTCGCCCCCAGCATGCTGCGTCGTACCGGGAATTCCTTTCTTAGCCCATCGACTTCAAGGAGCAGGGCGCGAGCGAGGCCGCCAGCCATCACCGGGACCTCCCTGGTCGCCCCACGCCTGCCGCTTCGCCAAGTTCGCGAGGCACATCGTGCGCGCCGTCGTAGAGGTGGCACGCGACCCGGTGGTCTTCCCCTGCGTCGAACATCGGGGGCCTTTCCGATCGGCAGACATCGATCGCGTATGGACAGCGCGGATGGAACCGGCAGCCTTGCGGTGGATCGATGAGGTCGGGCACGAAACCGGCGATCACGGGCAGCGGCTCGCGACCCGCCTGAAGCTCGGGGATCGACTTGAGCAGGCCCACCGTGTACGGGTGACGTGGCGCGTGGAACATGTCGCGCGTCGTCGCCGTCTCCACGACGCTACCCGCGTACATCACCGCGACCCGGTCGCAGATCTCGGCGACGAGTCCCAGGTGGTGGGTTATGAGCAGGATGCTGGCGCGCTCCTCGCGTTTGAGGTCCTTGATAAGTTCCATTATCTGCGCCTGGATGGTCACGTCGAGCGCCGTGGTAGGCTCGTCCGCGATAAGGAGGTCGGGTTTGCAGGCGATCGCCATGGCTATCATGACGCGCTGCCGCATCCCCCCCGACAACTCGTGCGGGAACCGCGACAGGATGGCCCGTGAATCGGGGATCCCTATGCGACGAAGCATCGCGTCAGCGACGTCGAGCGCCCTCCGGCGACGCTCGCGAAGCTTGTTCGTGAGAAGCAGCTTCCGCGATTCAAGGGCCCGCTCCAGCCCGGTGAGGGGCGTGACACCGAGGTCCTGATGCTCGAGCACCGCCTCCGCGATCTGGTCGCCGATGCGCATGACGGGGTTGAGGCTCGTCATCGGTTCCTGGAAGATCATGCTGATGTCGTTTCCGCGAAGGGTCCGTAACTCCGTTTCCCGAAGCCGGAGGATGTCCTTGCGGGGGCCCCGTTCGGGCGTGAAGGTGATCGTTCCGCTCGTGTACTCGGCGGGCGGGACGGGGTTGAGCCGCAGAAGGGACAACGCCGTGACGCTCTTGCCGCAGCCGCTTTCGCCGACAAGGCCCAGGGTCTCGTCGCGCCTGATGTCAAGCGTCACGCGGTCGAGGGCCTTCACGTCGCCCACGTACGTGTGGAAGACGAGGGAAAGATCCTCGATGCGGACAATGGGCGTGGGGTCGGTCAACGTCTCCCCCTAGGGTCCAGGATGTCGCGAAGGCCGTCGCCCAGGAGATTGAAGCCGAGGACAAACCCGAATATCGCAAGGCCCGGGAAGAACACGGTCCACCACTGGCCCGTGGCCATGTAGTCCTGGCCGAGGGCCACCAGCCTTCCCCATTCCGGAAGCAGCGTCGTCGATGACGAGAAACCGATGAAGGAGAGGGCGGCGGCGACGAGGACCACGGTGCCGATGTCAAGGGTCGCTTGGACGATGACGGGGTTCAAAGCATTCGGGACCACGTGCCTCGCGAGGATCTGCAGGTCAGGCAGTGCGGACGCCCGTGCGGCCTCCACGAAATGGCTTTCCCGCAACAGAAGGACTTGACCCCTCACAAGGCGCGTGTAGGGCGGCCACCAGACG is from Euryarchaeota archaeon and encodes:
- a CDS encoding twin-arginine translocase TatA/TatE family subunit; translation: MLNELPPIFAFNLGPAEIGLLLVVIVLLFGANKIPELARSVGKAKGEYEKGKRELEQELRRAESTETAQRAGPTDDEEKEDPEEKARMGGLAQKRANGSE
- a CDS encoding enoyl-CoA hydratase/isomerase family protein, producing the protein MPVIRQTNGHVLLLTIDRPEAMNALDPETSDALTTEWLRFRDDEALRVAVLTGAGDKAFSAGIDLKRLGEWYGRVPPERRREVWDREPGLGGITRNLDVGKPVIAAINGHCLGGGLELALACDMRIASEKATFALPELKWGIIPGQGGTQRLPRTVAPGHALEMVLSGTAISARRAYEIGLVNAVTAPAELIPSALRLAETIACNPPRAVKAAREAVLRGRDMPLAQSLGLERSLAEPLDEAFEDRVG
- a CDS encoding winged helix-turn-helix transcriptional regulator — protein: MDRDPLDEMHAELCKVFTSPARIRILGHLRDGERSVGDLAEVIGLPQPNVSQHLTVMRSRGMVTTRKAGATVYYRLANPKILKAFDIIREVLDENLSEVGRLGKRGR
- a CDS encoding NAD(P)/FAD-dependent oxidoreductase; this encodes MSETVVVLGGGVGGLVAATRLRERLPREHRVVLVDRTGQHQFAPSFLWLMTGDREPARLSRDLRVLERRGIRVVVAEVEGIDLAQKEVRTTGETLRYDHLVVSLGAELASETVPGLAEAGETFYTLPGATRLRDKLRAFKGGRLVVLVAATPFKCPAAPYEAALLLESHLRRRRLRAKVELDVYTPEKLPMAVAGPAVGTALRGMLEARGIRFHPEHKVKTARPEDRLIVFENGAQAAYDLLAYVPPHRAPRVAREADLTNGSGWVSVDAGTLVTKHPAVHAIGDLAAVKLPSGLFLPKAGVFAHAEAEVVANNIAVEITGRGTSRRFDGHGYCWVETGEGKAAFGSGDFYAAPVAKVKLRAPTRYWHWGKLLFEKYWLWKWF
- a CDS encoding DsrE family protein, giving the protein MRIGIVLSTNEPEMAWNALRFGVTAVKSGHTVKLFLLARGVEVETIRDARFDVAGQLGAFVSAGGRVFACGTCLTQRNMEATEACPASSMKELLAIVAESDKVLTFG
- a CDS encoding DoxX family membrane protein; the encoded protein is MTVKKTDSTTVSNIEYVTDPPFVRDILDGTKWAWAWVVIRLYLGYEWVNAGLHKVGDPKWVGDGTALKAFWERAVAMPAAPGRPPISFDWYRDFINFLVAGGHYSWFAKVVVAGELLIGVALIVGAFVGIAACFGAFMNWNFMMAGTASSNPMLLLLAILLILAWKTAGWIGLDRYLLPMLGTPWRPGKVFTKGEGR
- a CDS encoding YHS domain-containing protein — protein: MAKDPVCGMSVDERTAAFTTMLGDVSYYFCSEHCRVSFDNNPAPYLSLAGDPHWRPARRRA
- a CDS encoding dipeptide ABC transporter ATP-binding protein; this encodes MAGGLARALLLEVDGLRKEFPVRRSMLGASAASVKAVDGVSFKVERGKTLGLVGESGCGKTTVGRTVLRLAEPTAGRILYDGADVTTVRGRELRRIRRRLQIVFQDPMSSLDPRMTIRDTLAEPMHFAAGLTRHEIEERVPELLRKVGLNRDHADRYPHEFSGGQRQRIGIARALATGPEFIVLDEPTSALDVSVQAQILNLLRELQAELHLTYLFISHDLSVIRHMADDVAVMYLGKIVELGPVETTFEDPQHPYTQALFSAVPVPDPERRAGRIILKGDVPSPMDPPRGCRFHPRCPRARPDCALSEPELEEKAIGQRAACFYPGKA
- a CDS encoding ABC transporter ATP-binding protein; its protein translation is MTDPTPIVRIEDLSLVFHTYVGDVKALDRVTLDIRRDETLGLVGESGCGKSVTALSLLRLNPVPPAEYTSGTITFTPERGPRKDILRLRETELRTLRGNDISMIFQEPMTSLNPVMRIGDQIAEAVLEHQDLGVTPLTGLERALESRKLLLTNKLRERRRRALDVADAMLRRIGIPDSRAILSRFPHELSGGMRQRVMIAMAIACKPDLLIADEPTTALDVTIQAQIMELIKDLKREERASILLITHHLGLVAEICDRVAVMYAGSVVETATTRDMFHAPRHPYTVGLLKSIPELQAGREPLPVIAGFVPDLIDPPQGCRFHPRCPYAIDVCRSERPPMFDAGEDHRVACHLYDGAHDVPRELGEAAGVGRPGRSR